Proteins from one Sulfurovum sp. TSL1 genomic window:
- a CDS encoding right-handed parallel beta-helix repeat-containing protein, which yields MKKIFLLSTASLAMLMADFTLEGDKLTPVSGTISTVTDPTTVSDPTTVSDPTPTMDTSNPYLEPINLPACNANDPEVQFISSNADWGTINDSSKRIFCVKPGNYGSVTLTADGTPNARRYILLDNGNTAHPASLSDSQQANVQINLSGANYWTIDRMSTLNTTASTAMDIKGQSQYNIINRMHIKNFNTYAITIYHRSDNNTIQKSRIAEQSLAGRKADGVGIFFQNDISWENDTYIYNTKIIQNEFKNISDSIQLIRRWKDWAASIPVPTGYDGTIIDSNHIYITPDIYTNGSGSLTPNGNYAYAENGIDLKAGSDDANNKIIITNNYIWGYRVSDKTGSSLSSWGDAITIHYGVENLTIENNYIFDSARAIGAGDSKGFAYGLSDSSISNNILWDIIDFDLVLWDSNNLTVEGNIIHGAKNWASFNAFTNSTLNNNVVINAGGMSGSLGSGTTMSNTFNYANATDANQEDLTFTTDHYTTPRNITLKGAAPTTASPYYDVINISVPTAN from the coding sequence ATGAAAAAAATATTTTTACTCTCAACTGCCTCGCTTGCAATGCTGATGGCAGATTTTACATTGGAAGGAGATAAGTTAACTCCTGTGTCAGGAACCATATCGACAGTGACTGATCCTACTACAGTATCTGATCCTACTACAGTATCTGATCCTACACCTACTATGGACACAAGTAATCCTTACCTTGAACCAATTAACCTCCCTGCATGTAATGCAAATGATCCGGAAGTACAATTTATTAGCAGTAATGCTGACTGGGGTACAATAAACGATAGCAGTAAAAGAATTTTTTGTGTCAAACCAGGAAACTATGGTAGTGTTACCCTGACAGCTGATGGTACACCTAATGCAAGAAGATACATACTTTTAGATAATGGTAATACTGCACACCCTGCTTCACTATCTGACTCGCAACAGGCAAACGTACAGATCAATCTATCGGGAGCCAACTACTGGACAATTGACAGGATGTCAACACTTAACACCACAGCAAGTACAGCAATGGATATAAAGGGGCAATCCCAATACAATATAATTAACCGTATGCATATTAAAAATTTTAATACATATGCTATTACCATTTATCATAGATCAGACAACAATACTATACAAAAGAGTAGGATAGCAGAACAATCTCTTGCCGGTAGAAAAGCTGATGGAGTAGGAATATTCTTTCAAAATGATATAAGTTGGGAGAATGATACTTATATATACAACACCAAAATAATACAAAATGAGTTTAAAAATATTAGTGACAGTATTCAGCTTATTAGAAGATGGAAAGATTGGGCCGCAAGCATTCCTGTGCCAACAGGTTATGATGGAACTATTATTGATAGTAACCATATCTATATTACACCTGATATTTATACTAACGGTAGCGGTAGTCTTACACCAAATGGAAACTACGCTTATGCTGAGAATGGTATTGACCTAAAAGCAGGTTCAGACGATGCGAACAATAAAATCATTATCACTAATAACTATATTTGGGGTTATAGAGTATCTGATAAAACAGGTTCTTCGCTTAGCAGTTGGGGTGATGCAATAACTATCCATTATGGTGTAGAAAACCTTACAATAGAGAACAACTATATCTTTGATTCTGCAAGAGCTATAGGTGCAGGTGATTCAAAAGGATTTGCTTACGGTCTGAGCGATTCAAGCATATCAAACAACATACTATGGGATATTATTGATTTTGACTTGGTACTTTGGGATTCTAACAACTTAACAGTTGAAGGAAATATCATCCACGGTGCTAAAAACTGGGCATCATTTAATGCATTCACTAATTCAACACTAAATAATAACGTTGTGATTAATGCAGGGGGCATGTCTGGTTCACTTGGCAGTGGTACCACTATGTCAAATACATTTAACTATGCTAATGCTACTGATGCCAACCAGGAAGATCTCACATTTACAACAGATCATTATACAACTCCAAGAAATATAACACTTAAGGGGGCTGCTCCAACTACTGCTAGTCCTTATTATGATGTTATTAATATTTCAGTACCGACAGCTAATTAG
- a CDS encoding glycosyltransferase family 4 protein, with amino-acid sequence MKILFITDNFIPEVNAPATRTVEHCKEWIKEGVEITIITCAPNFPHGKIYEGYKNKLYQKETIDGIEVIRVWSYMAANSGFIKRVSDYFSFALMAFFVGLFQKYDIVIATSPQFFTTWSAWGISKIRRKPWVFELRDLWPESIRTVGAMKNKAALDWLEKIELGLYKDADKIIAVTEAFKSNLIQRGIDPDKIGVITNGSNIDLFSPRKKDDILLKSLDLENKFIFGYIGTHGMAHSLDFIVQSLSKIDDEDIHFLFIGDGSMKNKIMDMALELSLTNITFLNPIAKDEVPGYLSIIDVSLAPLIKSDTFKTVIPSKIFEASAMCKPTLLGVEGQAQEILEKYHAGLCFLPEDEEDFLKKVLLLKNDSKLYSDLVNGCGALAQDYDRKKLAKRMLEILKTHV; translated from the coding sequence ATGAAGATTTTATTTATAACAGATAATTTTATCCCAGAAGTTAATGCTCCCGCTACACGCACAGTAGAACATTGTAAAGAGTGGATAAAGGAAGGTGTAGAGATCACGATTATTACCTGTGCACCTAACTTTCCACATGGCAAGATTTATGAAGGGTATAAGAACAAACTTTATCAAAAAGAGACAATAGATGGTATAGAGGTAATCAGGGTATGGAGTTATATGGCTGCTAATAGTGGTTTTATTAAAAGAGTATCTGATTATTTTAGTTTTGCTTTGATGGCATTTTTTGTAGGTTTGTTTCAGAAGTATGATATTGTCATTGCTACATCACCACAGTTTTTTACTACATGGTCAGCATGGGGGATATCTAAGATACGGAGAAAACCATGGGTTTTTGAGTTAAGAGATCTTTGGCCAGAGTCTATCAGGACTGTAGGTGCCATGAAAAACAAGGCTGCACTTGATTGGCTGGAGAAAATAGAACTGGGACTTTATAAAGATGCTGACAAAATCATAGCAGTAACTGAAGCTTTTAAAAGTAATCTAATACAGCGTGGAATAGACCCAGATAAAATTGGAGTCATTACGAATGGTTCAAATATCGATCTTTTTTCTCCTCGTAAAAAAGATGATATTCTATTGAAATCATTGGATTTGGAAAATAAGTTTATTTTCGGTTATATTGGAACCCATGGAATGGCGCATAGTTTAGACTTTATTGTGCAGTCACTTTCTAAGATTGATGATGAAGATATTCATTTTTTATTTATCGGAGATGGATCTATGAAAAATAAGATCATGGATATGGCGTTAGAATTGTCATTAACCAATATTACCTTTTTAAATCCTATCGCTAAAGATGAAGTGCCTGGATATTTATCGATCATAGATGTTTCACTGGCTCCTTTGATAAAATCGGATACATTTAAAACAGTCATTCCTTCTAAAATATTTGAAGCATCAGCTATGTGTAAACCTACTCTTTTAGGCGTAGAAGGACAAGCCCAGGAGATTCTGGAAAAATATCACGCTGGCCTTTGTTTCCTGCCTGAAGATGAAGAAGATTTTCTGAAAAAAGTTTTACTTTTGAAGAATGACTCAAAACTGTACAGTGATTTGGTAAATGGGTGTGGGGCTTTAGCTCAAGACTATGATAGAAAAAAACTGGCTAAGAGAATGCTAGAAATTTTAAAGACTCATGTATAG
- a CDS encoding alginate lyase family protein, translated as MFLNQSFTFKKNIDWNFTLYGKLWTYNLNYFDYLHQEETSKDDGLRLIYDFIEQSDKVIDGLEAFPISLRGINWIKFLVKYKIDDTKINDSLYAQYQILMDNIEYHLLGNHLLENGFSLLFSAYYFQDERFYDKAKKILIYELEEQILDDGAHFELSPMYHQIMLFRVLDCINLIKNNNWKNHELLQLFMNKAEIMLGWLNAITYKNGCIPLLNDSSNKIAPTTNELNHYASQLKVKIKNIKLQESGYRMVSNNRYECIIDVGNIGPDYIPGHAHADTFNFELYIDKTPFIVDIGVSTYETNNRRLFERSTVSHNTVEIAGCSQSEVWGGFRVAERAFITQLDERDNRVRAMHNGYEKRLNALHEREFIFENNSINIIDKIISEHEQKAVARIHFHPDVDESMIKQYIQFKNSEYSINIYQYAPEFNVLIDAKVLEIPFTTKLEMRVVL; from the coding sequence ATGTTTCTAAATCAGTCATTCACGTTTAAAAAAAATATAGATTGGAACTTTACATTATATGGAAAACTATGGACTTATAATTTAAATTATTTTGACTATTTGCATCAAGAAGAAACCTCTAAAGATGATGGGTTAAGACTCATTTATGATTTTATAGAGCAGTCAGATAAAGTCATAGATGGACTTGAAGCATTTCCAATTTCACTTAGGGGTATTAACTGGATTAAATTTTTAGTCAAATACAAGATTGATGATACAAAAATCAATGATTCTCTTTATGCCCAATATCAAATTTTGATGGATAATATTGAGTACCATCTTCTTGGAAATCACCTGTTAGAAAACGGTTTTTCTTTACTTTTTTCTGCTTATTATTTTCAGGATGAAAGATTTTATGACAAAGCTAAAAAGATTTTGATATACGAACTTGAAGAACAGATACTAGATGACGGGGCACACTTTGAACTGAGCCCCATGTATCATCAGATAATGCTTTTTAGAGTACTTGACTGTATTAATCTTATTAAAAATAATAACTGGAAGAATCATGAGTTACTTCAGCTATTTATGAATAAAGCTGAAATCATGCTGGGATGGTTAAATGCAATTACCTATAAGAATGGGTGCATACCATTATTGAATGACAGTAGTAATAAAATTGCTCCTACTACCAATGAACTGAATCACTATGCATCTCAATTAAAAGTCAAAATTAAAAATATAAAGCTTCAAGAGAGTGGATATAGAATGGTATCTAATAATAGATATGAGTGTATTATCGATGTTGGCAATATCGGTCCAGATTATATTCCTGGCCATGCCCATGCAGATACGTTTAATTTTGAATTATATATAGATAAAACCCCCTTTATAGTTGATATAGGTGTTTCAACCTATGAGACTAACAATAGACGTTTATTTGAGCGTTCAACAGTTTCCCACAATACGGTTGAAATAGCTGGCTGTAGTCAAAGTGAAGTGTGGGGTGGATTTAGAGTAGCCGAACGGGCTTTCATTACTCAACTTGATGAAAGAGACAACAGAGTTAGAGCAATGCATAATGGTTATGAAAAAAGATTGAATGCTTTACATGAGAGAGAATTCATTTTTGAAAATAATAGTATAAATATCATTGACAAAATTATTTCGGAACATGAACAAAAGGCTGTTGCAAGGATACATTTTCATCCTGATGTAGATGAAAGTATGATAAAGCAGTATATACAGTTTAAGAACTCTGAATACAGCATTAATATATATCAATATGCTCCCGAGTTTAACGTGCTAATTGATGCCAAAGTATTGGAAATTCCGTTTACAACAAAACTTGAAATGAGGGTTGTACTATGA
- a CDS encoding glycosyltransferase, which yields MNILLMGPRMNRKDPRYIGGAIAVFEELITQFDNVNIQYCVIDTNKKNYSNIFSAYLSIIIQTFIHQRGCTHISLHSSRDYLLLGFIIIFIGKVFDKKTSLRKFGGEALNVYEQSKGIKKSALKFIFSNIDVLFFEIKHMVRFFSKMNTHCFWFPNVRNRTIEPDIPRSFQKKFVFISHVRKEKGIDEIIDATKRLDESYTIDIYGPILDKKYTKEYFAKHNISYKGALQSNEVLKTLNKYDVLLLPTYYKGEGYPGIIIEAYSLGIPILTTTLHGIKEIVDVYKTGILIEPKNVEELVNAIKYFNKENYVSLSQNAYNKFDDFKSDIQTKLFLEHLKNV from the coding sequence GTGAATATTTTATTAATGGGCCCACGAATGAATCGCAAGGACCCTCGATATATTGGTGGTGCCATAGCAGTATTTGAAGAGTTGATAACCCAGTTTGATAACGTTAATATCCAATATTGTGTGATAGATACGAACAAAAAAAATTATTCAAATATTTTTAGTGCCTATCTATCAATTATTATACAAACTTTTATTCATCAGAGAGGATGTACACATATTTCACTACATAGTTCAAGAGATTATTTACTTCTTGGTTTTATTATTATTTTTATTGGAAAAGTTTTTGATAAAAAAACTAGTCTTCGAAAATTTGGTGGTGAAGCGTTAAATGTATATGAGCAAAGTAAGGGAATAAAAAAAAGTGCCCTCAAATTTATTTTTTCCAATATAGATGTGTTGTTTTTTGAGATCAAACATATGGTTCGGTTTTTTTCTAAAATGAATACACATTGTTTTTGGTTTCCAAACGTGAGAAATAGAACAATAGAACCGGATATCCCAAGGAGTTTTCAAAAAAAGTTTGTTTTTATCAGTCATGTTAGAAAGGAAAAAGGTATTGATGAAATTATAGATGCAACTAAAAGGCTTGATGAAAGCTATACTATAGATATTTACGGCCCTATATTAGATAAAAAATATACAAAAGAATATTTTGCTAAACACAACATTTCATATAAAGGGGCCTTGCAATCAAATGAAGTATTAAAAACATTAAATAAATATGATGTTCTATTGTTACCAACTTATTATAAAGGTGAGGGATATCCAGGTATTATTATTGAAGCATACTCTTTAGGTATACCAATTTTAACTACTACATTACATGGTATAAAAGAGATTGTCGATGTCTATAAAACAGGTATTTTAATTGAACCAAAAAATGTTGAAGAACTTGTTAACGCTATCAAATATTTCAATAAAGAAAACTATGTTTCTTTATCACAAAATGCATATAACAAATTTGATGATTTTAAATCTGATATACAAACAAAACTATTCTTAGAGCATCTGAAAAATGTGTAA
- a CDS encoding glycosyltransferase, translating to MKILQILASLNVGGAEKFAVDLCNELAMENDVYLCILDKIDNTMMLKQQINENVTVISLNKTKSYSIGTVFNLYRLVKKLQPDIIHTHLRALAYSSLYILLLKVPVVHTIHNLAYKEAGNKIQKLYKLLFNYFNVTPVSISQKVLESTEKVYGSKHTELIYNGVKALKKTDLYDHVRAEVDTYKKTKNTKVLLNVGRISKQKNQLMMIHVIKALNKVDLDFVLLFIGPLTDDKEYADQCITNSENIPNIFFLGEKSNIGDYMHCADAFCLCSLYEGLPLVVLEAMSVGVPILSTPAGGVPDIIQNGVNGYLSDDFTENAYKQMLVTFYSKTLSNHEENRKTYEENYSMHICMNHYYELYERLQLKDRGDL from the coding sequence ATGAAGATTTTACAAATTTTAGCATCATTAAATGTTGGAGGTGCAGAAAAATTTGCAGTTGATCTATGCAATGAACTGGCAATGGAAAATGATGTTTATTTATGTATTTTGGACAAAATAGACAATACAATGATGCTAAAACAGCAAATCAATGAGAATGTGACTGTAATCTCGTTAAATAAAACAAAAAGCTATAGTATCGGTACAGTTTTCAATCTTTATAGATTGGTCAAGAAATTGCAACCGGACATTATTCACACACATTTAAGAGCACTGGCTTATTCTAGTTTGTATATCTTGCTATTGAAAGTTCCTGTAGTACATACAATTCATAATTTGGCATATAAAGAGGCAGGCAATAAAATACAAAAACTCTATAAACTATTGTTTAATTACTTTAATGTTACCCCTGTCTCTATTAGCCAAAAAGTTTTAGAAAGTACAGAGAAAGTCTATGGAAGCAAACACACAGAATTGATTTATAATGGGGTGAAAGCACTCAAAAAAACAGATCTATATGATCATGTCAGAGCTGAAGTAGATACTTACAAGAAAACTAAGAATACAAAGGTTCTTCTGAATGTAGGAAGAATAAGTAAACAAAAAAATCAATTGATGATGATTCATGTCATAAAAGCATTAAATAAAGTTGATCTGGATTTTGTACTTTTGTTTATCGGACCGTTAACGGATGACAAGGAGTATGCTGATCAATGCATTACAAACTCAGAAAACATTCCCAATATCTTTTTTTTAGGAGAGAAAAGTAATATCGGCGATTATATGCACTGTGCTGACGCTTTTTGTTTATGCTCCCTTTATGAAGGCCTTCCATTAGTAGTGCTTGAGGCAATGTCTGTAGGCGTACCAATTCTTTCTACGCCAGCGGGTGGTGTACCTGATATTATACAAAATGGTGTGAATGGATACCTATCCGATGACTTTACAGAAAATGCATATAAACAAATGTTAGTTACATTTTATTCCAAGACTTTGAGTAATCATGAAGAAAATAGAAAAACTTATGAAGAGAATTACTCTATGCACATATGTATGAATCATTATTACGAGTTGTATGAGAGATTACAATTAAAAGATAGAGGTGACCTGTGA
- a CDS encoding O-antigen ligase → MLNRLSSGLNDILIFVFIFSFFNDNFIVEFLGDKTLKILFLLFILANGRTMIKNIRTMNSTLDRLFFVYFIVLTIIFLLQNIVNISNDFIRSLFTLISILVVTIFFSRYELQKLLYFIWFSMMVSVIICFFNEPINPWTFRTSGGTVDPNEFAAQLLAFIFTSIYLYTVNKSKFFLSITSMFFIYGLFKAGSMSAFLMLGVILMLLIIKYVFYNFKSILNYKLLLFVTIMLFSSLQINFTKIDAISNMLDRTESTHTAGYRMDSWIAGLHMIENHTLIGVGINEFANNTEKYAETYIHSAAPHNVYIQLFAEAGVLVFILFLIFLTSLLIQNFNIIINNNEIWLFIAFISLILMGMTLGIGFDKYFLLYIAIIMNVHHLYRNYLELISSENQVYNKEMTA, encoded by the coding sequence ATGTTAAATAGATTATCCTCCGGTTTAAATGATATATTGATCTTTGTATTCATTTTTAGTTTTTTTAATGATAATTTTATTGTGGAGTTCTTAGGGGACAAAACACTTAAAATATTATTTTTGCTTTTTATTCTGGCCAATGGAAGGACAATGATCAAAAATATAAGAACGATGAATTCAACATTAGATAGATTATTTTTTGTTTATTTTATTGTATTGACAATCATTTTTTTACTTCAAAATATTGTAAATATTTCAAATGATTTTATTCGGTCTTTATTTACATTAATAAGTATCCTAGTGGTCACTATATTTTTTAGTCGTTATGAATTACAGAAGTTACTATACTTTATTTGGTTTTCAATGATGGTTTCAGTGATCATTTGCTTTTTCAATGAACCTATAAACCCATGGACTTTTAGAACTTCTGGAGGAACAGTTGATCCCAATGAATTTGCTGCCCAATTATTGGCTTTTATATTTACATCAATTTATCTTTATACTGTGAATAAAAGTAAATTCTTTTTAAGTATTACAAGTATGTTTTTTATTTATGGTCTTTTTAAGGCGGGTTCAATGTCTGCCTTTTTAATGCTTGGTGTTATACTGATGTTATTGATTATTAAGTATGTATTTTATAATTTTAAAAGTATTTTGAACTATAAACTACTATTGTTTGTAACGATTATGCTATTTAGTTCCCTTCAAATAAATTTTACTAAGATTGATGCTATATCAAATATGCTGGATAGAACTGAATCTACACATACTGCCGGATATCGTATGGACTCTTGGATAGCTGGACTACATATGATAGAAAATCACACTCTGATCGGTGTTGGTATTAATGAATTTGCGAATAATACAGAAAAGTATGCTGAAACCTATATACACTCAGCGGCACCTCATAATGTTTATATACAGCTCTTTGCTGAAGCCGGGGTACTTGTTTTTATTTTATTTTTAATTTTTTTGACTTCATTATTAATCCAAAATTTTAACATTATAATCAACAACAATGAGATCTGGCTGTTTATAGCATTTATTTCACTTATCTTGATGGGAATGACTCTTGGTATTGGATTTGATAAATATTTTCTTCTTTATATTGCCATTATAATGAATGTACATCATTTATATAGAAACTATTTAGAATTAATTTCATCTGAAAATCAGGTATACAACAAGGAAATGACGGCATGA
- a CDS encoding glycosyltransferase translates to MIHKSENDIINNWNSNIDPVVSIICPTYNHENYIEQALDSFLMQETNFPFEIIIHDDASTDNTVNKINAYTEKYPHIIKTILQEENQYSQGGQRIFFFLSEKAKGKYHALCEGDDYWIDSKKLQLQIDLMEQYPQCHMSFHPAEKRFENDADGKIYANQAYENKIFSVSDVILGGGGFCPSASLIYRKEVVSDLPKFFSKAPVGDYFLQILGSLNGGALYINKVMAVYRQGVAVSWQSSMQNIDRRIKFYQKMIKSLDELDVYCNHRYHDEIAHEKSKQMYDMAVFYLYNNMVNEFNKHMELSHQTYPLKSFYYFMDYHLKSFPGLIKKLKKLKLKIKV, encoded by the coding sequence ATGATACATAAGAGTGAAAATGATATTATCAATAATTGGAATTCCAATATTGACCCTGTCGTAAGTATTATTTGTCCTACTTATAATCATGAAAATTATATTGAACAGGCCCTTGACAGCTTTTTGATGCAAGAAACGAATTTCCCTTTTGAAATAATCATTCATGATGATGCTTCAACTGACAATACAGTAAATAAAATAAATGCTTATACTGAAAAGTACCCCCACATCATAAAAACGATTTTACAGGAAGAAAACCAATATTCTCAAGGAGGACAACGGATATTCTTTTTTTTGAGTGAAAAGGCAAAAGGAAAATATCACGCATTATGTGAAGGTGATGACTACTGGATAGACTCAAAAAAACTTCAATTACAAATTGATTTAATGGAACAGTATCCGCAGTGTCATATGAGTTTTCATCCAGCTGAGAAACGTTTTGAAAATGATGCAGATGGGAAAATTTATGCTAATCAGGCATATGAAAATAAAATTTTTTCAGTATCGGATGTAATACTCGGTGGTGGAGGTTTTTGTCCATCAGCTTCACTTATCTATCGTAAAGAAGTTGTATCTGATCTGCCAAAATTTTTTTCAAAGGCACCGGTAGGAGATTATTTTTTACAAATATTGGGTTCTTTAAATGGAGGTGCACTATATATCAATAAGGTTATGGCTGTTTATAGACAGGGCGTAGCAGTATCATGGCAGTCATCTATGCAGAATATTGATAGAAGAATAAAGTTTTATCAAAAAATGATTAAATCATTAGATGAGCTAGATGTATATTGTAATCATAGATATCATGATGAAATAGCACATGAAAAATCGAAACAAATGTATGATATGGCAGTTTTCTATTTGTATAATAATATGGTTAACGAGTTCAACAAACATATGGAATTAAGTCATCAGACTTATCCTTTAAAATCTTTTTACTATTTCATGGATTATCATTTAAAATCTTTTCCAGGCTTGATAAAAAAATTAAAAAAATTAAAACTTAAGATAAAAGTATGA
- a CDS encoding lipopolysaccharide biosynthesis protein, whose protein sequence is MADNLRSKGINAILWDFFGKIARYGTTFIVTVFLARILEPSDFGLIAMIMVIVMVAMVFTDVGLSGALIQRRKVLPVHYSSVFYFNLIIGGVLTLLTFFSATWLSEFYDNKALIPITEVIALMFVINAFSSVQTTKLRKELNYSALAKGEVSAAVLSGITGIALALLGAGVWSLVAQALSRGVFYNIFIWTTSKWVPSLLFSFKALRQLWGFGFRMFLSGLMEAVFLRLDIMIIGKLFTPTILGFYDQAKRLNEMIIYFSSGSIMTVLFPVLSKVQKDLPRFQKIVIKVLGIISFIVFFLLGIMYLISEELIILLLTEKWLPSVEYFKIMLLSGFAYPISALLVNILSSRGNSKVFLKLEIYKKILLAINLYIGFLFGIKGYLYGFVIVAILGISLNILFVSREISLSFLTFLKPVLIQMIISIFSVLMILLTYNIESSIMINMMIKGVLFTVSYLLISRLFKTNSYIYTMEQLVPLVNRLLRNNIIFNTKKKG, encoded by the coding sequence ATGGCTGACAACTTAAGATCAAAAGGAATTAATGCAATACTTTGGGACTTTTTTGGAAAGATAGCCAGATATGGAACCACTTTTATTGTAACAGTTTTTCTTGCCAGAATACTTGAGCCATCTGACTTTGGTTTGATCGCAATGATTATGGTTATAGTCATGGTAGCAATGGTTTTTACAGATGTCGGATTAAGTGGAGCTTTGATCCAACGTCGAAAAGTATTACCAGTTCATTATTCTTCAGTTTTTTATTTTAATCTTATTATTGGTGGAGTTTTAACATTACTGACTTTTTTTTCTGCTACCTGGTTAAGCGAATTTTATGATAACAAAGCACTTATTCCTATAACAGAGGTAATAGCACTGATGTTTGTGATCAATGCCTTTAGTAGTGTTCAGACTACTAAATTACGTAAAGAACTAAACTATAGCGCATTAGCAAAAGGAGAAGTAAGTGCTGCAGTATTAAGTGGTATAACCGGAATAGCATTGGCTTTACTCGGTGCAGGGGTTTGGAGTCTTGTTGCTCAAGCATTGTCAAGGGGAGTATTTTATAATATATTTATTTGGACTACATCAAAATGGGTACCTTCCTTATTATTTTCTTTTAAGGCATTAAGGCAACTATGGGGATTTGGGTTTCGTATGTTTTTGTCTGGATTGATGGAAGCAGTGTTTCTTCGTCTTGATATTATGATAATAGGAAAGTTATTTACTCCAACAATCCTAGGTTTTTATGATCAGGCAAAAAGATTAAATGAAATGATAATTTACTTTTCTTCAGGCAGTATCATGACCGTGTTATTTCCTGTATTGAGTAAAGTGCAAAAGGATTTACCGAGATTTCAGAAAATAGTCATTAAGGTTTTAGGGATTATCAGTTTTATTGTCTTTTTTCTATTGGGTATTATGTATCTGATATCCGAAGAATTAATTATATTGCTATTGACAGAAAAATGGCTACCTTCTGTTGAATACTTTAAAATAATGTTGTTAAGTGGATTTGCTTATCCTATAAGTGCTTTACTGGTCAACATACTTAGCAGTCGTGGAAACTCAAAAGTTTTTTTAAAATTAGAAATTTATAAAAAAATCTTACTGGCTATCAACTTATATATAGGATTTTTATTTGGAATCAAGGGGTATCTTTATGGTTTTGTTATAGTAGCGATATTGGGAATATCCTTAAACATTTTATTTGTATCACGTGAAATAAGTTTAAGTTTTCTAACATTTTTAAAACCTGTGTTAATTCAAATGATTATCTCTATTTTTTCAGTTTTGATGATATTATTGACTTACAATATTGAAAGCAGTATAATGATTAATATGATGATTAAAGGGGTACTTTTTACAGTTTCTTATCTCCTGATAAGTAGATTATTTAAAACAAATTCATATATATATACTATGGAACAGCTTGTTCCACTAGTTAATCGTCTACTTCGAAACAATATTATTTTCAATACAAAAAAGAAGGGGTAG
- a CDS encoding WbqC family protein gives MTLGCNQPYFFPYIGSWQLINIVDIYVISDSMQYIKQGYINRNNILINQNRHLFTLEVLGVHRRSLINEVKVGRNARKILKSIFRAYRKAPYFKEVYPLLEEILLHDEKNLAKYVGYSIERVAQYLDIDTKMIYLSDLQRETALKGEDRVIEICKRLNADCYINSIGGQGLYTKENFLKEGIELNFIKTEDIEYRQFNNEFVPNLSIIDIMMFNSKEKIQEMLNRYELI, from the coding sequence ATGACATTAGGATGTAATCAACCATACTTTTTCCCTTATATTGGATCCTGGCAATTGATAAATATTGTTGATATTTATGTGATTTCAGACAGTATGCAATACATAAAACAAGGATATATTAACAGAAACAATATTCTGATTAATCAGAATCGGCACCTGTTCACACTTGAAGTGTTAGGAGTCCATAGAAGATCACTTATTAATGAAGTTAAAGTCGGAAGAAATGCTCGTAAAATACTAAAATCAATATTTCGTGCATATAGAAAAGCACCATACTTTAAAGAAGTTTATCCATTATTGGAAGAGATATTGTTACATGATGAAAAGAATTTAGCTAAATACGTAGGTTATTCCATCGAGAGAGTTGCACAATATTTAGATATAGATACAAAAATGATTTACTTGAGTGATCTACAAAGAGAAACTGCATTAAAGGGAGAGGATAGAGTCATAGAAATCTGTAAAAGATTAAATGCAGATTGTTATATTAATTCAATTGGTGGACAGGGACTCTATACTAAAGAGAACTTTCTTAAGGAGGGAATAGAATTGAATTTTATAAAGACTGAAGATATAGAGTACAGACAGTTTAATAATGAATTTGTACCTAACCTTTCTATTATTGATATAATGATGTTTAACTCTAAAGAAAAGATTCAAGAGATGTTGAACAGGTATGAGTTAATATAG